From one Cupriavidus basilensis genomic stretch:
- a CDS encoding acyl-CoA dehydrogenase family protein: protein MDFEFTDDQDQLRDAVRKWVKRSYTFEHRRSSESSGGFSADAYSELAELGLTGLYVPEEYGGVGMGPVDVMVVMEELGRGIVLEPLAQVLLAGAVLSNYAEASVRAAWLPTIASGESLVVLAQQERANRYRIDTCETRAVETAEGWELTGSKSLVPVGDHAAAYIVPAMIADTLGAFLVERSAPGVLVHPYQTVDGSRAAELTLSKAPGTLVTREGQDCLSYAVDLGIAMTCAEAVGVMDVTLEALVEYMKTRKQFGVAIASFQALRHRVADMKMSLELARSMSYYASLNVNAPANQRRRAMAQAKYQLGGSMRFVGQQAVQLHGGIGMTDEYIVSHYFRRLTQMESVFGDTLHHLAQMSDSMHPELDKAA, encoded by the coding sequence ATGGATTTCGAATTCACTGACGACCAGGACCAACTGCGAGATGCAGTAAGAAAGTGGGTAAAGCGTAGCTATACGTTTGAGCACCGTCGCAGTTCCGAGAGCAGCGGCGGATTTTCCGCGGACGCGTATTCGGAGCTTGCGGAGCTTGGGCTGACTGGACTTTACGTCCCAGAAGAGTATGGCGGCGTCGGTATGGGGCCGGTCGACGTTATGGTGGTTATGGAGGAACTGGGGCGGGGCATCGTACTCGAACCGCTGGCGCAAGTTCTACTTGCGGGTGCAGTGCTGTCGAACTACGCCGAAGCAAGCGTACGCGCGGCGTGGCTGCCTACGATTGCTTCTGGAGAAAGTCTGGTCGTACTGGCCCAGCAGGAGCGCGCGAATCGTTATCGCATCGATACGTGCGAGACGCGAGCAGTCGAGACGGCGGAAGGTTGGGAGCTTACTGGGAGTAAGAGCCTCGTGCCGGTTGGCGATCATGCTGCTGCGTACATTGTACCCGCCATGATTGCTGACACTCTCGGAGCGTTCCTTGTGGAGCGCTCCGCCCCAGGTGTATTGGTACACCCTTATCAAACTGTCGACGGCTCGCGCGCCGCGGAGCTGACGTTGTCGAAGGCGCCGGGCACGCTAGTCACCCGCGAAGGCCAGGATTGCCTGTCGTATGCCGTGGATCTTGGCATTGCAATGACGTGTGCAGAGGCCGTGGGCGTGATGGACGTAACCCTGGAGGCTCTGGTGGAGTACATGAAGACGCGCAAGCAGTTCGGCGTCGCTATCGCGAGCTTCCAAGCGTTGCGTCACCGCGTCGCAGATATGAAGATGAGTCTAGAGCTCGCGAGGTCTATGAGCTACTACGCCTCGCTCAACGTCAACGCGCCGGCGAACCAGAGACGTCGCGCCATGGCACAAGCGAAATATCAGTTGGGCGGGTCGATGCGATTCGTCGGCCAGCAGGCCGTGCAATTGCACGGTGGGATTGGAATGACGGATGAGTATATCGTCAGCCACTATTTTAGACGCCTTACCCAAATGGAATCGGTGTTCGGAGATACGCTGCATCATCTGGCGCAGATGTCGGACTCCATGCATCCCGAGCTTGACAAGGCTGCCTAA
- a CDS encoding FAD-dependent oxidoreductase, whose protein sequence is MEVFQRPAKQIVVIGATAAGITAARAACAREAGADGTSIAKEGGLPNGRPSLSKRLMAGKRSVELL, encoded by the coding sequence TTGGAGGTATTTCAGCGGCCTGCTAAGCAAATCGTAGTCATCGGGGCAACGGCCGCCGGCATCACGGCGGCACGAGCAGCCTGCGCGCGCGAGGCTGGGGCGGATGGTACTTCCATCGCAAAAGAGGGCGGCCTGCCCAACGGCCGCCCATCTCTTTCGAAGCGGTTGATGGCTGGCAAACGTTCAGTAGAGCTCCTCTAA
- a CDS encoding IS5 family transposase, whose protein sequence is MRGADTFTESLFTMRRLEDFVPKSHPLRSIRTMANQALVKMDRLFAQMYEADIKGGRPSIAPEKLLRAMLLQVLYSIRSERQLMEQTQYNLLFRWFIGLSMDDPVWVPTVFTKNRERLIKHDAVIQFFNEVLAIAQKKNWLSGEHFSVDGTLVQAWAGHKSFVRKDGGDQDDNDGGNFKGRKRSNETHESKTDPDAKLYRKGKTASELRYMGHTLSDNRHGLVVSAMVTNADGHAEREAAKVMLNDARQVVEDLNVEVTVGADKGYDAQEFIQACLEMKVTPHVAQNTSGRRSAVPDAIASSAGYAVSQQKRKLIEQGFGWVKTVGRMRQVMVRGLKKVDQMFVLSMAAYNLVRMRSLGQIRPQLQ, encoded by the coding sequence ATGCGCGGCGCAGACACCTTCACCGAGAGTTTGTTCACGATGCGGAGGCTGGAGGATTTCGTGCCGAAGTCCCATCCGCTGCGCTCGATCCGCACCATGGCCAATCAGGCGCTGGTGAAGATGGACCGGTTGTTCGCGCAGATGTACGAGGCCGATATCAAGGGCGGCCGGCCAAGCATCGCGCCGGAGAAGTTGCTGCGGGCCATGCTGCTGCAGGTGCTGTACAGCATTCGCTCCGAGCGCCAACTCATGGAGCAGACGCAGTACAACCTGCTGTTTCGCTGGTTCATCGGGCTGTCGATGGACGACCCAGTTTGGGTGCCCACGGTCTTCACCAAGAACCGCGAACGGCTGATCAAACATGATGCAGTGATCCAGTTCTTCAACGAGGTGTTGGCCATCGCGCAGAAGAAGAACTGGCTGTCGGGTGAGCACTTCAGCGTAGACGGCACGTTGGTTCAGGCGTGGGCAGGCCACAAGAGTTTCGTGCGCAAGGATGGCGGCGACCAAGACGATAACGACGGCGGCAACTTCAAGGGGCGCAAGCGCAGCAACGAGACGCACGAGTCCAAGACCGATCCCGATGCCAAGCTGTACCGCAAGGGCAAGACAGCCAGCGAGCTGCGCTACATGGGTCATACCCTGAGCGACAACCGCCACGGCCTGGTGGTGAGCGCCATGGTGACCAATGCGGACGGACACGCCGAGCGCGAGGCCGCAAAGGTAATGCTCAACGATGCCAGGCAGGTGGTTGAGGACCTGAACGTGGAAGTAACCGTCGGCGCGGACAAGGGATACGACGCGCAGGAGTTCATTCAGGCCTGCCTGGAAATGAAGGTGACGCCCCACGTGGCGCAGAACACCTCGGGGCGGCGCTCGGCCGTTCCTGATGCCATTGCCAGCAGCGCCGGTTATGCGGTCTCGCAACAGAAGCGCAAGCTGATCGAACAGGGCTTTGGCTGGGTCAAGACCGTGGGGCGCATGCGTCAGGTGATGGTGCGCGGCCTGAAGAAGGTCGACCAGATGTTTGTGCTGAGCATGGCCGCCTACAACCTCGTGCGCATGCGCTCGCTGGGACAAATCCGTCCGCAGTTGCAGTAA
- a CDS encoding cytochrome P450, whose amino-acid sequence MTESPAPTPSSNPSSAVEGRCPFDAAANEPKSACPFHAEGDSGGIPDFPPKRVDPLAPPPVFFQMQQKGELAQGKLWDGKIAWLVTRYDDVRAVLSDSRFSSDVSHPGFPSSSAAVKVVRSSNRTFITLDEPKHSEQRRMLTGEFTIRKIENLRPRLQAIVDKLLEDFAMGPQPSDLVSAFTLATPALAISELLGVPYDDHDFFQEQAMIMTSSTATREEASAANQALCEYLRELVAKRSESPGEDILSRLIVNHVRKGDITETDVVSLGRLLLIAGHETTANTTSMGVLFLLQRPDIWEELRQNPSLVPNAVEEMLRFLDVIQSGTRRVALEDVVVNGQLIRAGDPVVVLSISANRDQEQFKDPHVFDLRRDARTQIAFGYGPHQCMGQVLARVEMQIMFTALLKRLPNLRLAVPIESLAFKSDSLMYGVRALPVSW is encoded by the coding sequence ATGACGGAGTCGCCTGCTCCCACCCCTTCCTCCAACCCATCTTCCGCGGTAGAAGGGCGCTGTCCTTTTGATGCGGCTGCGAACGAGCCGAAATCAGCGTGTCCTTTTCACGCTGAGGGCGACAGCGGCGGAATCCCAGATTTCCCCCCTAAGCGCGTAGATCCCTTGGCGCCGCCGCCGGTGTTCTTCCAGATGCAACAGAAGGGCGAATTGGCACAAGGTAAGCTTTGGGACGGAAAGATCGCTTGGCTTGTCACGCGTTATGACGATGTTCGCGCTGTCTTGTCGGACTCTCGCTTTAGCTCCGACGTCTCACATCCGGGATTTCCCTCTTCCAGCGCCGCAGTAAAGGTTGTTCGGAGTAGTAACCGGACCTTCATTACCCTGGATGAACCCAAGCATTCAGAGCAACGGCGGATGCTGACCGGCGAATTCACGATCCGAAAGATCGAGAATCTGCGGCCGCGACTTCAGGCCATCGTGGACAAGCTCTTGGAAGATTTTGCGATGGGGCCGCAGCCTTCTGACCTGGTTAGCGCCTTTACATTGGCGACACCAGCATTGGCTATCTCAGAGTTGCTTGGTGTTCCATACGACGATCACGACTTCTTCCAAGAACAGGCGATGATCATGACGTCGAGCACCGCGACGAGGGAAGAGGCTAGCGCCGCGAATCAAGCGTTGTGCGAATACCTGCGTGAACTGGTGGCGAAGAGATCCGAAAGCCCCGGGGAGGACATCCTCAGTCGCCTTATCGTTAATCATGTACGGAAGGGCGATATCACTGAAACAGACGTGGTCTCGCTTGGAAGGCTTCTGCTGATTGCCGGGCACGAGACGACGGCAAATACGACGTCGATGGGGGTGCTCTTCCTACTTCAGAGGCCGGACATCTGGGAAGAGCTTCGCCAGAATCCAAGCCTCGTTCCAAACGCGGTGGAGGAGATGCTACGCTTCCTGGATGTCATACAGTCCGGGACGCGACGTGTCGCACTGGAGGACGTTGTCGTGAATGGGCAATTGATCCGAGCCGGTGATCCCGTTGTCGTGCTTAGTATTTCCGCAAATCGCGACCAGGAGCAGTTCAAAGATCCCCACGTCTTTGACCTCCGCCGTGATGCCCGGACACAGATCGCATTCGGATACGGCCCGCATCAGTGCATGGGACAAGTTCTCGCCAGAGTCGAAATGCAGATCATGTTCACCGCCCTACTGAAGCGCCTGCCGAATCTTCGGCTGGCCGTGCCCATCGAGAGCCTCGCGTTCAAGAGCGATTCGCTCATGTATGGTGTTAGGGCACTGCCCGTTAGCTGGTAA
- a CDS encoding MarR family winged helix-turn-helix transcriptional regulator, producing MSTEKPDLWFSFVRSHRALIREVDRRLAEAGLPVYAWYDVLWGIESGPEESRRMHELADVLAIERYNLTRLIDRLEREELVTRIRSEEDGRAAFVSVTRQGKALRKKMWGIYEAAVKELFLAEFRPEDIGRFSRALDAAAAKAGWPK from the coding sequence ATGTCGACTGAGAAGCCGGATTTGTGGTTTTCGTTTGTACGGTCGCACCGGGCCTTGATACGTGAGGTGGATCGGCGTCTTGCCGAGGCTGGACTGCCAGTCTACGCGTGGTACGACGTGCTGTGGGGGATTGAAAGCGGGCCGGAGGAAAGCCGCCGGATGCATGAGCTGGCCGATGTGCTTGCCATCGAGCGGTACAACCTGACTCGCCTGATTGACCGGCTGGAGCGTGAAGAACTGGTGACCCGTATCCGGTCAGAGGAAGACGGCCGCGCCGCGTTCGTGTCCGTCACACGGCAAGGTAAGGCCTTGCGCAAGAAGATGTGGGGCATCTACGAGGCGGCGGTCAAAGAACTGTTTCTGGCCGAGTTCCGGCCGGAAGACATCGGGCGATTTTCTCGTGCGCTGGATGCGGCGGCAGCCAAAGCGGGGTGGCCGAAATAG
- a CDS encoding LacI family DNA-binding transcriptional regulator, whose product MVNVKQVALLAGVSSATVSRALTSPDRLRPDTLERVQNAIASLNYVPSSSARDLRQGRTRSVGIIAPTLMNELYAKAVDTLEAQLDRLGYTVLLTCHRDDSETELRCARALLERRVDGIAIIGSQHHPDVFSLIHKHAIPYVLMWAVDREGMHPTVGYDNRLAMRRLTSYLVKQGHRKFAVLPGPLETQFLSSQRLLGIQDVLSENGISIPDDRILPTPYEASAVRQAVRTCLERNDSLPHQEQPTALICINDFVAVAAIAECRTLGLSVPSDISVSGFGDWQMAELMTPALTTVHSNPVLIGELTSRNLVDQIEGGSKRNQTEFEPDLVVRESTAPPR is encoded by the coding sequence ATGGTGAATGTCAAGCAAGTCGCCCTCCTCGCCGGCGTTTCCTCGGCAACAGTCTCCCGTGCACTGACATCGCCGGATCGGCTGCGACCTGACACGCTGGAGCGCGTGCAGAACGCCATCGCAAGCCTCAACTACGTCCCGTCTTCCTCGGCTCGGGACCTGCGTCAAGGGCGCACGCGATCGGTCGGCATCATTGCGCCGACACTGATGAACGAGCTTTACGCGAAAGCGGTCGATACCTTAGAGGCGCAGCTCGATCGGCTCGGATACACCGTTTTATTGACGTGCCACCGGGACGACAGTGAGACAGAACTACGCTGCGCGCGCGCGCTTTTGGAGCGCAGAGTCGACGGAATCGCCATTATCGGGTCACAGCATCACCCTGACGTCTTCTCGCTAATCCACAAGCATGCCATTCCGTATGTCCTAATGTGGGCCGTCGATCGTGAGGGTATGCATCCCACGGTGGGATATGACAATCGCTTGGCGATGCGCAGGTTGACGAGCTATTTGGTCAAACAGGGACATCGAAAGTTTGCCGTCCTCCCAGGGCCACTAGAGACTCAATTTCTCTCCTCTCAACGACTTCTGGGCATCCAAGACGTCCTCAGTGAGAACGGCATTTCGATACCCGACGACCGCATTCTCCCGACACCGTACGAAGCATCTGCCGTCCGGCAAGCGGTTCGGACCTGTCTCGAGCGTAATGACTCGCTGCCGCATCAGGAACAGCCGACTGCCCTGATATGCATCAATGACTTCGTTGCTGTGGCAGCGATCGCGGAGTGCCGCACATTGGGACTATCGGTTCCGAGCGACATCTCAGTTTCAGGCTTCGGCGACTGGCAGATGGCGGAACTGATGACGCCCGCACTCACGACCGTACACTCGAATCCCGTTCTGATTGGCGAACTTACTTCTCGTAACCTGGTTGATCAGATTGAAGGCGGGTCCAAACGCAATCAGACCGAGTTCGAGCCTGACCTTGTAGTTCGCGAAAGTACGGCGCCGCCCCGATAG